The Nocardia sp. NBC_00508 nucleotide sequence GGAGAGGCCAAGAACACCTACGGCACCGGCAATTTCATGCTGCTGAACACTGGAACGACACCGGTGTTCAGCAAGCACGGCCTGCTCACCACGGTGTGCTACCGCCTCGGCGACGCCGACCCGGTGTACGCGTTGGAAGGCTCCATCGCGGTCACCGGCTCGCTGGTGCAGTGGTTCCGCGACAACCTCGGCATCATCTCCACCACCGACGAGATCGAGCCGCTGGCCCGCAGCGTCGCCGACAACGGCGGCGCCTACATCGTGCCCGCCTTCTCCGGGCTGTTCGCGCCGCGCTGGCGGCCGGACGCACGCGGCGTGATCGCCGGGCTCACCCGGTTCGTGACCAAGGCGCACCTGGCGCGGGCGGTGCTGGAATCCGCCGCGTTCCAGACCCGCGAGGTGGTCGACGCGATGCGGGCCGACGCCGAGTCACAGCGGCTCGGCCTGGAACTGACCACACTGAAGGTGGACGGCGGCATGGTCGCCAACGACCTGCTCATGCAGTTCCAGTCCGACATCCTCGACGTGCCCGTCGTGCGTCCGGTGGTCAACGAGACCACCGCGCTCGGCGCGGCGTACGCGGCCGGACTCGCCGTCGGCTACTGGTCGGGCGCCGACGACATCCGGGCCAACTGGGCCGCCGACAAGACCTGGCACCCGACCATGCCGGACGTGGACCGCGACGCACACCTCGCGGCGTGGAACAAGGCGGTGGAGCGCACCTACAACTGGGTCGACTGAACGTCTCCGGCCCGCTACCCGACGGCGTCCGCGAGCCGGTCGATCGCCAGTTCCAGCGTCGCCGCGTCGGAGGTGGTGAAGCACATCCGCATCGAGTTGCGGTACCCGCCGTCCACCGCGAAGGCGGAGCCGGGAACGTAGGCGACGCCGGAGTCGAGCGCGCGCGCCAGCAACTGATCGGTGTCGGTGCCGTCGGTGAAGTCGGCCCAGACGAACATGCCGCCCACCGCGTCGCTGCACCGCACACGATCTCCGAAGCGGGTGCGCGTCGCGTGCACGAGCGCCTTCGCCCGCTCGCCGTAGACCCCGCGGACACGGTCGACGTGGACGGTGAGCCATGCCGTGTCGGCGAGCAGGTCGGCGGCGATCTGCTGGGTGAGCGCCGAACCGCACAGGTCCGCCCCCTGTTTCAGCAGCTCGACGGCCCGGCAGACCGGTTCGGCCGCGACCATCCAGCCCACGCGCAGGCTCGGCGAGAGGATCTTCGACGCGCTCGACAGCCGAATGACGTTGCGGGAGTAGGACGCCACCGGAGCGGGCGCGGGGCTGTCGAACCACAGCTCACCGTACGGATCGTCCTCGATCACCCAGAAGCCGTGCTCCTCGGCCAACCTCGCCAGTTCCGCGCGGCGGCGCGGGCTCATCGTCACCCCGCCGGGGTTGTGGAAGTTGCTCACCGTGTGCACGACGGCCGGGCGCGCACCACCCGCGATCAGCTCGGCGAGCGCCTCGGTGCGCATACCCTCGGCGTCCAACGGCACCGCGGCGATACGCGCACCCGCGGCCCGAAAGACTTGCAGCGCACCGACATACGCCGGATCTTCGACCACGACCAGCGTGCCGGGGTCGAGCAGCACCTCGGCCAGCAGCGACAGCGCCTGCTGTGAACCGTGCGTCACGAACACCTCGGCGAGTTCCACCGGGCGGCCGAGTCCGGCCGACTCCCGCTGGGCGAGCACCTCGCGCAGCGGCGCCCACCCGGTCGACTCGGTGTACTGCAGGCAGCCGTGGTGACTCAGGGCCGCGTCCGCGGCGGCGGCCAGCCGCTCGCGCGGCATCAGCTCGGCGTCGGGCAGGCCACCGGCCAGGCTCACGATCTCGGCGCGCGAGGTCAGCTTCAGAAGGTCACGAATCGCCGAACTCCGCAGGCCCTCCAGTTTTCCTGCCAGCGGTGGGATGGTCGGCGACATGGGAAACCTCCGGGAGACGCCGCGGTACGCGATAACCCCACTGTCGCATACCCCGACCAGAATCCGAAATATTCATCCCATGATCTGGGAGCGACGCGGGTCGACCCGCTACAGGCGCTCCCGGATCGCG carries:
- a CDS encoding aminotransferase-like domain-containing protein; its protein translation is MSPTIPPLAGKLEGLRSSAIRDLLKLTSRAEIVSLAGGLPDAELMPRERLAAAADAALSHHGCLQYTESTGWAPLREVLAQRESAGLGRPVELAEVFVTHGSQQALSLLAEVLLDPGTLVVVEDPAYVGALQVFRAAGARIAAVPLDAEGMRTEALAELIAGGARPAVVHTVSNFHNPGGVTMSPRRRAELARLAEEHGFWVIEDDPYGELWFDSPAPAPVASYSRNVIRLSSASKILSPSLRVGWMVAAEPVCRAVELLKQGADLCGSALTQQIAADLLADTAWLTVHVDRVRGVYGERAKALVHATRTRFGDRVRCSDAVGGMFVWADFTDGTDTDQLLARALDSGVAYVPGSAFAVDGGYRNSMRMCFTTSDAATLELAIDRLADAVG